A stretch of DNA from Ovis aries strain OAR_USU_Benz2616 breed Rambouillet chromosome 14, ARS-UI_Ramb_v3.0, whole genome shotgun sequence:
CCTCGGGGGAAAAAGGGGTCTCGGTCTCGTAGCCGCTGTCCCCCGGCTTGGGGCCCGGAGACGACAGGCCTGAGCCTGGACTGGCCACGGCCGAGGAGGGGTCGGGGGACACGGCTGGGTCTGCGGGGGCCCGGGGAggtggcggcgggggggggggagcgggAGGTGGCCCCCGCCCGGGGTACTGGGGCGCCGCCGCCCCCATGAGGGGGTCCAGAAACTCGGGGGGGGCCGAGGCGGGGGGGTTCAGGGGCAAATCGGCCAGGGAGCCCCGCTCGGCCCGCAAGGACGAGTCGtcctctggggggtgggggcagccaaGAGCAGGGTGGCCCCCCCAGCCCGCAACAGCATCCCCCCGCTCCAGGGGCAGGCAGGAGCAGGCCCCCTCGCGGCTGCACAGGGGGCAAGGTAGGGGACCCCGGCGACTGGGGCCCCCGCCAAGGCTGCTGCTGTCTTCCCCCGGGGagctgccctcctcctcctcctcttcctcttcggCCCACGGGGCAGCCCCCCGCTCCCCCAGCACCTCGGCAGGGTCTCCTGCCAGGGTCTCCCCGGCGCCCCGGCCCTCGGGGTCCCAGCCACTCAGGAGGAAACTGCCGGATGCAGAGGACTGGGCCGGGAAGGGCCGGGCCGCCGGGAAGAGCGGAGAGGCCCAGGTCTCGGACACCAGCTGAGGGACCTCggagggagcctggggggcctggGGGGGAGGCACTCCTGGGTCTAGGGGGTCCCAGTCATTGGGGAAGAGGGGCTCCGGCGGGGAGCCATGCTCCTCGAGACGGATGTAGTATTCGCTGCTCACGGAGGGGCTGCGGGCACTGATGACCGGCAGCACACTGGGCGTGGACAGCGCCTCATAGAAAGGGTTGGAGGGGTTGGCGTGGGGGGCCGGGGGCGCGGATGCCGGCTGCCAGGTGGGTGCCCCCCCGCCCCGACCAGCCCCCCGCCGTGCCTTCTCCCACAGGCACTCAAGGTTGAGGCCACCGCTACTCTCAGTGACCGTGAGCACGTCATCGGGGTCagccccagggaagccatctAAAAGGGGGAACGGAGAGGAGAGGGTCCCCGGGCGGGGGGCGCTGTGCTGAGGGGGCCAGGGCCAGGGGAAGGGACCAtctcggggtgggggtggtggcggTGGGGGCCTCGGGGGCCGCTCAGAGAGCAGGTAGGTGAGCTGCAGCTGGAGATCAGAGGCTGAGGGGCGTTGGGCAGGGGGCCGCCAGCAGGACTGCAGGATGTCGTacctgggggagagggaggaggcaagAGTGAGCAAGGCAGAGTCCcagctggggggcgggggtgggtccCCAGGGGAGGCAGAGACCAGGTAGGCAGACACCCAGGGAGATGTGAGTCAAGACCAAgagaggggaattccctggtggtacaatggttaagattctgtgcttccactacagagggcacaggttcgatccctggtcagagaaccaagatcccacatgccctgacCCGCAgccaaaagagaggggaaaaaaagaccaaggtgggagacagaaaccagagagagagggacagagacctAGAAGAGAGGACAGCAAGGCACAGTAGGGAAATGATAGTTAAGTGACAGTTAAGGTGGCCTTCTGGTTGGGTTACAAGTTTTGGAATCAGAGACAGGAAAGCAGCAGAGGTCTTCTAGGGTCAGAGAAACTAGATTTGGAGACCAGCTGTGTCACTCCATGCTTCAGTTTCCCTTCCTCCATGTAGCAAGCAGATGTTGGCAGAAGGGGTTGGGACGTCCCCACTCCAGTTTAGGGCTGGCAGCACGTGCTGCAAGTGTGCAGGGGAAAGTGTGAAATGAAGTGGAGGATTCTGGGATCATCCCGGGATGGGAGGTGGAAGGTCAGGGGTCGGGTGTCAGGCCCCGCCCTCACCAGTAGTCCGCATAGGGCAGCTTGAGCCTCGGCCGCGCCAGCTTGACGTGCTGCTGTCGGACGACGAAGGCCAGGACCTCCTCGTCTGACAGGTGGCGGTAGGGCTGAGCCCCAAACTCAAACAGCTCCCATAGAGTCACCCCTAGGGACCTGCAGGGAGTAGAGAGAGGTCAGAGCCCTGCCCTGACCCTCCAGGGAGCCGCCCCCCTccccgggcctcagtttccccatctgtagaaCCTGTGACCCTTCCGCCTTCCTTGCCCTCTGTGCCCCCCGCCCGCCTCACCAGATGTTGCTCTCGCGGCTCTGGTCCACCACCATGAAGGTCCCGTGTAGCTCGCCAAGGAGCTCGGGCGCTGCCCAGCGCAACGGGATCCAAAGGCGCTCGGGGGTCAGGTAATAGTCctcctggggcgggggtgggggggtgcgcAGGCCGGGGCGCGGTCAGGCGGGCCGgggcacccccccaccccaacttgCCCCCTTCCCCGCCCTGATGGAGGGCAGCCCCCACCTTGTAGTTGCTGTGGGCCAGCCCGTAGTCTCCGATGCGCACGGTGAGGTCGGAGGTCAGTAGGCAATTGCGCAGGGCCAGGTCGCTGGAGGCAGGCGAGGGGGCGAGGTAAGAAGCGGGCAGCTTTGGGGAAGCCCGCCCCGCTACTTATAGAGTGCGCCCAGTTTTCCCCGCACTGCTCCGTCTTCATTTTCTCACTCCTCCTTCTCCTACTTTGACTCCTCCCCCTACTTTGACTCCTCCCCCTTCCCGACACCGCCCACTCTTCAGTGACCCCGCCCCTTCACTAACCCCGCTCCTCCCCTGACTCCGCCCCACCGCCCCTGACCCCGCCTCTTCCCCCATCCCTAATCTTCCCCCGTTTTGTGCCCCGCCCCCAACTCAAGCGTCCTTGCGTCCTTAAGCCCCTCGCCCTCCCTCCTCGCCCCAGTTCTGCCCGGTGGCTTCCGGGCTGCCACCTGTGCACGTAGTTGTGAGAGTGGAGATGTGCGAGCCCGCGGGCGATCTCCAGGCCCATCCTCTGCAGTGTCCGCAGATCTCGAGGGGGCAGCTCAGGGGACAGACCCTCGGGGGGCCGCTGGGCCCGGAGGTAACGCTTCAGGTCCCCCtgggagagagggcagggaaggGTCAGTCCCACCGCCCCCTCCCAGGCATCGACATATCCAGCCAACCCGAGGCAAGGATGGGGTGGCCGCTGCACTCatttgggcttcagtttcccctGCTGCTGAGAAACGCTTTAGTAACAGAACGCACCCTCCTCACGTGCTAGTCAGGGTGTGCCACCTCCTCGCGTGCTAGTCAGGGTCCCCATTTtcctgtttagtcattaagtcgtggtgactctcgcgaccccatggactgtagcctgccaggctcctctgtcctgccaggctcctctgaccatggggttctccaggcaagaatactggagtgggttgccatttccttctgcaggggatcttcccaacccaggaaaggaatccgggtttcctgcattgcaggcagattctttaccgactgagctacaagggaagcccatccaccTGGGGACTGAGGGCTCATCTAAGAAATGCTGTCTTCTCGCAGGTGTCGCTATGACGATGTCATTGCGAGTGGCCCTGAGCCCCCACCGGGTCCAGCTCCTCACTCTGCCCCTCCCCCGACCCCGCgacacccccccccccgaccctCACCAGTTGACAGAACTCCATAATCAGCAGAAAGGGCAATGTCTCCACGCAGACGCCCAGGCACTGGAGGACGTTGGGGTGTTGCAAGCTCCTGCATGGGGTTGGGGGTTGCCTGGGTCATGAAACAGCCCCTTCCATCCGACCCCAGCCCTGTGTCCCACCCCAACCTCCCAGCAAAACCAAACTGTTGCTTCAACCtcttgggtctcagtttccttacttgAGAGTTAACCCCCCTCCCCCATAAACACACACTCCTTCCCTGTATCCCCACCTCAGGTCCATCCCACTGTCTCCCAGTCTCCAAGCCAGACCCTCAGGCACCTCCTTGCCCCTCCTTCTGGCTCATCACCCCCTCAGCCTTTCTTCCTGCCCCCTGattctttcccctcccctcccacagccccagctcaagcctcctcccagcctccctgcctccagtctcTCCCTTTCAGTCTGCCCCGACCTGATGGCCACCTGTTCACAACCCTCCATGGCTTCCTGGTTGCCCTGGGACAGAGCCTGGCTCACTCCTGTCTTTCCTGCTCccctgcctttcccagcatcaccctTCACCCCATGTACATCTCCTTAGACTCACAGTGCCTGCCTAGGCTTCAGGCCTTATATACCTCTCTCTGTGGAGAACACTCCACTCTCAAAGTCCTCCTTGTCCCTTAATGTCAACATCCTTTCCTCAAGAGATATCACTGCCCTTCCCTCAACACTGGGGGATGCCCCTCCTTTATCCTCTCACTGTGGCTAAGAGTCAGGTTGGGGGAGCAGGTTTCTGAATCCTGTCTCCACCTTTCCCAGGCGTGTAACCTCACAGAAGTCACTTGGCCTCTCCCTCAaatgtaaaatggggatggtcATAGTAATCCCCTCATAAAGTTGTGGCAAGAAATCTAATAGGATCAGAGAGGAGCTGGCATTTCTCCTGCCTCACTGCCTTTGttcctgctgttccctctgcctggaacacgcTTCCCACAGTGCTTTGTGAAACTGATTCACCCTAGTCAAGCCTGCCTTTCCCACAGTTCCCATCCCAGAGCTCCTCTGTCTCCATCACATCCTGCCTTATTTCCTCAAGGCACTTGTCAGTCTGTGATATTTTCctgttaaaatttatttcttcactgGCTCATTTATTGTGTGTCCCCTCCACTAGGTGGCAAGCTTTACAAGACAAGGATTTGgggctttttgtgtgtgtggccatGTTCCCGGTGCCTAAactagtaggtgctcaataaaatcATGTGGAATGAAGGATTTAACCCTGCTACATGACCCTAGGGTCTCTGGAAAGATGAACACATCCAGGGCTTGCAGCCTAGGTTGCAGCTTGCAACCTGGCTCGAGGAGGGTAGAACAGTTTTTGTTTCACTGGGGCCTGGCAGGAGAGGGGTTGGGGGGCGGGTGTGGATAGTGGCTTCTGCTCCTGCTTGGGAGACGACTAATGAGATAAAGCTTTCCTAAAGCACCAGCATATGCTggggcttgaaaaaaaaaataaaatgactggaGCTCCCATCATGGGGAGACTTAGGATGGCAGATGTAGAAGGAAGCTTGGATCCATTGCACACCTACTAATCTGAGCCACGGCTGGCCCCTTCTGTTATCAAATCCTCCTAACACCTTTGCTAGCCAGGATGATGTTTCCCATTGGATCCAGGGGAaaagggaggctcagagaggtaaagtaacttgcccagggtcacacagctggtaacaGTGCCAGAGCTGGGATTTGTTCTCAGGTCTGTGGCTCATCCGGCAAATGTCTACTGAGGGCCAGCTTGTAGCTGGGTGACAAGATGGACCCCGAGCTGCCAGTATAGTCCTACATTCTCCACCTGAACTTTCTGAGAAGGTGGGAATGTTCTCCATCTGAGATGTCTAACGTGGGAACCATTGGCCATATATGGCTCCTGAGCTCTTGAAATGTGGCAAGGGTAGCTGAGGAAGACATCTTGAATTTGACTGCATTTTATTTAAGATGAATTTAAGTACCCATATGTGGCTGATGCTTGCCAGCATgggttgagagagagagaggcaagtCACGGATACATGGATGAAATAATGACACATTAAGATACGTGTGATGAAGAAAATACACAAGTTGATATGATGGAGCATCCCAGGGCCCTCCTTAGGtggcagtgtgtgtgtttgtgtgtatagaGAAGGCCTTTCTGATCTGAGACCCAGGGAGGAGAGGGATCCCACCATCAGAAACTGGGGGTGGGTGAGCCAGGAGCAATATTCCAGACAGAGGGAAAAGCAAGGACAGTGGCACTGAGGCTGGTCTGTGGGAGGGTCAGGGAACAGGGCTTGTGGGCTCTAGGGACGGTTGGGACTTTGTCCTGGGACTCACAGGAAACCACGGGAGTTTTCAGAGGAAAAGGTTCATAAAATCTCAGGGCAAAGCTCACTTTTACAGCCCTCTGTTAAAAGGTGCCCATATACACACCTTCTCCATGCCCGGGCACACAATACCCCACAGGGCATATATGAAAAGAGGTTTAATTAACCCTGATCTAGAAGCTCTGAGAGTGGAGACCAGGCAGGAGAGGGATAGCGTCCTGTCTTCCCAGACCTCCCAGTCCAGTGGGGACAGGCGTGGGTGGACAGTGGCCATTTGGTGCAGCCACTCAGGACCCTGATCTGTGATTCTGATTCTGCCTTTCTTAACCCACAGGCAGGGGCCCGAAGAAGGGACCACCATCATGGACCCTGTGCCAGGCAAAGGCCCATTTTGTATCCTCTCAGCTGCCCTCTGCATGAGGCTCCTCAGACTTCCTGGACTCACTTTCTAGATGAAGGTTCAGAGTGGAGCCTTCTCCACTCTGATTTCCAGATTTCCAGCTCAGCTTTTGCACTGTTTCCCTTGCCTGCATCTCACTGCCTTCATGTCCCTGCCTCTGGCCCGAGGAAGACCCCGAGGCTGAGGGAGGGAAATGATCTAGATTGACTGGCACAGCCAGGGAAAGGTACATCTAGGATTGGAATCCAGAGTTGACCCCACACTGtactcctcctgctcccagacATTACCGCCATGAAGCACAGATTCAGATATTCGGGCCTTCAGGGCTCCATGTCTACCCAGAGGTCCCCATACCTGTACGGCTGTGCCTCGGAAATGAACTTGCGCTGCTCCAGAGGCCCTGCGCTGGCTCGGAGTTCCTTCACCACCACCTGGGCCGGGGTGTAGTCGGAGAAAATCTCTCCCAGGATCACCTGCTCGAGGAGGACCCAGGAATCAGTGCCTGGGGATTCCCCAGCCCCATCCCAGGGAGTGCCCTCCACCCCACCGTATGGCTCCCAACTTCCCTCTCCTTTCCAGCCTCTTCTTTCAACTCCCACCACCCTCATATCCCCACCAGACACGGGGTGGGAGACTCACAGGCCCAGAGTCCGATGGACGCAGGGACGGGTGGAAGGATGGACAGACGGACGCGTGGAGAGCCGGATGGCGAGGCGGAGTGGTCAATGGAGTGAGGAGGGAGGCGCTGACCGACAgatggggggatggggtgggtgggagccGGTGAGAGGTGAACAGAGGGGAGGGCAATGGGTGGGCcgagggggcagggggaggaggcagggggcagaTGAGAAGTGGTGGGAGCAGGGGCAATGGACACAGAACAGGAGTGTCGCCCTGGATTGTGggagcccccacctcccacccccggcCCCACTTACTTACCTTCCCAAACCAGCCACTCCCAATTTCCTGTAGGTAGCTGAGGTGCTGGCGGCTAAGGCCCAGCGGGGTGGTCATGTCTGGCGTGGGGGACAGTAAAAGGGGAGGCACctgagcctctctcccctcccaagTGCCACCAACATCCCCTACCTCAGTGGGGACCGGGGTCAAAGCAGACACAACAAATCTTTTCATTGGCTGCCCCAACATTCCATGAAGAGATCTCAGTCTCCTCATTGGCTGCCCACAAGTTTCTAGTGTCCAATCCATTCTTCCCTTTGGTGTCCCAAGATCCTATGACTTAACTTCAGCCTGCCATTGGCTCTGCCTCTGGCATTAAGATCTAGGCTGACCTCATCATGGATTGCTCCGCAAGAATCTCCAAATCTGGTTCGGGGTTAAGCAACAACTTCTTCCAAGATTCCAAGGCTCCcacctctgcctttctctttgaTTCCCTGAGGGAGGGCTGCCAGCTCCTCCCACCCTGAATTGGAGGGCCACGGGATCCCAGTCAAGGTGCAGGGCCATACCTGAGTGTGATGGCTGCGGGGCAGGCATTGGCAGCGAGACCTCAGCCAGGGGAAGAATGTAGACATCAGGCAGTGACTGTGAGGAGGAAGTCTCCTCGGCGGGGGGCGTGTACTCCCCGGAGCAATCCTCCCCTTCAGGGTTCTCAAACTCCTGGGGCCAGGAGGGGTGAAGGGTGGGAGAACACAGCGGTGAGACACGCCATGCTCCTTCTAATCAATATCCCACCTTTCTGCCAACTGTCCTCCAATCCCAGTCCAATTCTCATCTGGAGTTGGATTTTGCTGTAACTTCAGGCCTGAAGGGCTCTCAGACTCACTGCCCGGCTCCCCcggttgtgggggtgggggagaagcgGAGGAAAGGCCTTGCTAAAGTGTTCCTCCCCACCTTAAATTCCCTCGTGCACCTCACCTTGAAGCCGACATCGCCCCGTTTGCAGCACAGAcaggtgaggaggaggaagatgaaggCCAGCAGGCCAGAGCAGGAGATGAGGACCACGGCATAGGGAGGCGCCAGAGGCGCCCTGCCCAGGGCGAATCCATCTGTGGggacagggctgggctgggctcccgTCTTCACGCCCCTGGCTCCCAGATTCCTTGCCCCTCCCCGTCCAGTTAGTCTTGACTACAACTCCCATGATGCTCTGCACCCAGGGGCCCCTtggcagaggagccgggtggcTCGGGGCATTGTGGGAGTTGTAGTTTGGGGCCTTCTCAAGTGgttgggttgggggtggggtcccTCCTCTCGCCCCAAACtgggacccccccacccccaccccatcacctCACCCTCAGGCTTGGATGAATTTCAGTGaggactgagggaaggaggagtaacagtggagcctggagcgCTCAGAATTTAAAATACGCTCCCACGACAGCCTTCTTACCCCCTATTTGAAGAAGAGGATGAGCCCCCAGCTGCAGGCTGGGAGAAGGTGCTCGCCCCATGCTGGATCCTAGTTACGGGGGTTGAGGCCTGTCACTTTCAGGGACGCTTGGAGCACACACATGTCCGCGG
This window harbors:
- the LMTK3 gene encoding serine/threonine-protein kinase LMTK3 isoform X1 is translated as MPAPGALILLAAVSASGCLASPAHPDGFALGRAPLAPPYAVVLISCSGLLAFIFLLLTCLCCKRGDVGFKEFENPEGEDCSGEYTPPAEETSSSQSLPDVYILPLAEVSLPMPAPQPSHSDMTTPLGLSRQHLSYLQEIGSGWFGKVILGEIFSDYTPAQVVVKELRASAGPLEQRKFISEAQPYRSLQHPNVLQCLGVCVETLPFLLIMEFCQLGDLKRYLRAQRPPEGLSPELPPRDLRTLQRMGLEIARGLAHLHSHNYVHSDLALRNCLLTSDLTVRIGDYGLAHSNYKEDYYLTPERLWIPLRWAAPELLGELHGTFMVVDQSRESNIWSLGVTLWELFEFGAQPYRHLSDEEVLAFVVRQQHVKLARPRLKLPYADYWYDILQSCWRPPAQRPSASDLQLQLTYLLSERPPRPPPPPPPPRDGPFPWPWPPQHSAPRPGTLSSPFPLLDGFPGADPDDVLTVTESSGGLNLECLWEKARRGAGRGGGAPTWQPASAPPAPHANPSNPFYEALSTPSVLPVISARSPSVSSEYYIRLEEHGSPPEPLFPNDWDPLDPGVPPPQAPQAPSEVPQLVSETWASPLFPAARPFPAQSSASGSFLLSGWDPEGRGAGETLAGDPAEVLGERGAAPWAEEEEEEEEGSSPGEDSSSLGGGPSRRGPLPCPLCSREGACSCLPLERGDAVAGWGGHPALGCPHPPEDDSSLRAERGSLADLPLNPPASAPPEFLDPLMGAAAPQYPGRGPPPAPPPPPPPPRAPADPAVSPDPSSAVASPGSGLSSPGPKPGDSGYETETPFSPEGAFPGGGAAEEEGVPRPRAPPEPPDPGAPRPPPDPGPLPLPGAREKPTFVVQVSTEQLLMSLREDVTRNLLGEKGPRKTGRGPGNRERALGPSRDPPVLESGKQAPSLNEGLSLPVNGVTVLENGVPRALGADEKVAENGDPGSPEREEQVLANGELPPPRREETVLENGGPGPPEREERVLVNGGLTPPKIEEGSENGGLRLPRNPERLPETGPWRAPGPWEKMPESGAPAPTNGEPAPETSLERAPAPGAVALALNGGETAPGPAGPAPRSGAPEPGTERRAPETGGAPRAPGAGRLDLGSGGQAPVGTGMAPGGGPGSGADAKAGWADSTRPQPPLPPLEAQPRRPEPAPPRIRPEVASEGEPGAPDSRAGGDTAPSGDGDPPKPERKGPEMPRLFLDLGPPQGNSEQIKAKLSRLSLALPPLTLTPFPGPGPRRPPWEGADAGAAGGEAGGAGAPGPSEEDGEDEDEEEDEEAAAAGAAAGPRGPGRARAAPVPVVVSSADADAARPLRGLLKSPRGADEPEDSELERKRKMVSFHGDVTVYLFDQETPTNELSVQGPPEGDTDPSTPPAPPTPPHPATPGDGFPSNDSGFGGSFEWAEDFPLLPPPGPPLCFSRFSVSPALETPGPPARAPDARPAGPVEN
- the LMTK3 gene encoding serine/threonine-protein kinase LMTK3 isoform X2 encodes the protein MPAPGALILLAAVSASGCLASPAHPDGFALGRAPLAPPYAVVLISCSGLLAFIFLLLTCLCCKRGDVGFKEFENPEGEDCSGEYTPPAEETSSSQSLPDVYILPLAEVSLPMPAPQPSHSDMTTPLGLSRQHLSYLQEIGSGWFGKVILGEIFSDYTPAQVVVKELRASAGPLEQRKFISEAQPYRSLQHPNVLQCLGVCVETLPFLLIMEFCQLGDLKRYLRAQRPPEGLSPELPPRDLRTLQRMGLEIARGLAHLHSHNYVHSDLALRNCLLTSDLTVRIGDYGLAHSNYKEDYYLTPERLWIPLRWAAPELLGELHGTFMVVDQSRESNIWSLGVTLWELFEFGAQPYRHLSDEEVLAFVVRQQHVKLARPRLKLPYADYWYDILQSCWRPPAQRPSASDLQLQLTYLLSERPPRPPPPPPPPRDGPFPWPWPPQHSAPRPGTLSSPFPLLDGFPGADPDDVLTVTESSGGLNLECLWEKARRGAGRGGGAPTWQPASAPPAPHANPSNPFYEALSTPSVLPVISARSPSVSSEYYIRLEEHGSPPEPLFPNDWDPLDPGVPPPQAPQAPSEVPQLVSETWASPLFPAARPFPAQSSASGSFLLSGWDPEGRGAGETLAGDPAEVLGERGAAPWAEEEEEEEEGSSPGEDSSSLGGGPSRRGPLPCPLCSREGACSCLPLERGDAVAGWGGHPALGCPHPPEDDSSLRAERGSLADLPLNPPASAPPEFLDPLMGAAAPQYPGRGPPPAPPPPPPPPRAPADPAVSPDPSSAVASPGSGLSSPGPKPGDSGYETETPFSPEGAFPGGGAAEEEGVPRPRAPPEPPDPGAPRPPPDPGPLPLPGAREKPTFVVQVSTEQLLMSLREDVTRNLLGEKGPRKTGRGPGNRERALGPSRDPPVLESGKQAPSLNEGLSLPVNGVTVLENGVPRALGADEKVAENGDPGSPEREEQVLANGELPPPRREETVLENGGPGPPEREERVLVNGGLTPPKIEEGSENGGLRLPRNPERLPETGPWRAPGPWEKMPESGAPAPTNGEPAPETSLERAPAPGAVALALNGGETAPGPAGPAPRSGAPEPGTERRAPETGGAPRAPGAGRLDLGSGGQAPVGTGMAPGGGPGSGADAKAGWADSTRPQPPLPPLEAQPRRPEPAPPRIRPEVASEGEPGAPDSRAGGDTAPSGDGDPPKPERKGPEMPRLFLDLGPPQGNSEQIKAKLSRLSLALPPLTLTPFPGPGPRRPPWEGADAGAAGGEAGGAGAPGPSEEDGEDEDEEEDEEAAAAGAAAGPRGPGRARAAPVPVVVSSADADAARPLRGLLKSPRGADEPEDSELERKRKMVSFHGDVTVYLFDQETPTNELSVQGPPEGDTDPSTPPAPPTPPHPATPGDGFPSNDSGFGGSFEWAEDFPLLPPPGPPLCFSRFSVSPALETPGPPARAPDARPAVGS